From one Melospiza melodia melodia isolate bMelMel2 chromosome 4, bMelMel2.pri, whole genome shotgun sequence genomic stretch:
- the TAB1 gene encoding TGF-beta-activated kinase 1 and MAP3K7-binding protein 1: MAAQRRSLLQSEQQPSWTDDLPSCHLSGVGSAPNRSYSADGKGTEGHPLEDNWLKFRSENNCYLYGVFNGYDGNRVTNFVGQRLSAELLLGQLHADHSDADVRRVLLQAFDVVERSFLESIDDALAEKASLQSQLPEGVPHHQLPPQYQKIVERLKVVEQEISGGAMAIVAVVLNNKLYIANVGTNRALLCKSTVDGLQVTQLNVDHTTENEDELFRFSQLGLDAGKIKQVGTIRGQESTRRIGDYKVKYGYTDIELLSAAKSKPIIAEPEIHGGHSLDGVTGFLVLMSEGLYKALEAAHGPGQANQEIAAMIATEFAKQTSLDAVAQAVVDRVKRIHCDTFASGGERSKFCPRHEDMTLLVRNFGYPLGEMSQPTLTPTQGGRVYPVSVPYSSSQSTSKTSVTLSLVMPSQGQMVNGAHSSSTLDEATPTLTNQSPTVTLQSTNTHTQSSSSSSDGGLFRSRPAHSLQPDEDGRVEPYVDFAEFYRLWNMDHGEQGALTVS; the protein is encoded by the exons ATGGCGGCGCAGAGGAGGAGTCTGCTGCAGAGT GAACAGCAGCCCAGTTGGACAGATGACTTACCATCCTGCCATCTCTCTGGggtgggctcagctccaaaccgtTCCTACAGTGCAGATGGCAAGGGGACAGAGGGTCACCCCTTGGAAGATAACTGGTTAAAATTCAG GAGTGAGAACAACTGCTACCTCTATGGTGTCTTCAATGGCTATGATGGCAACCGAGTCACCAACTTCGTGGGTCAGAGGCTCTCTGCAGAACTGCTGCTGGGCCAGCTCCACGCAGACCACAGCGATGCTGACGTGCGTCGAGTTCTGCTGCAG GCTTTTGATGTGGTGGAAAGAAGTTTCCTGGAGTCCATTGATGATGCCTTAGCAGAGAAGGCCAGCCTGCAGTCTCAGCTACCAGAG GGTGTCCCTCACCACCAGCTCCCTCCTCAGTACCAGAAGATTGTGGAGAGGTTGAAGGTTGTAGAGCAGGAGATCTCTGGAGGAGCCATGGCTATTGTGGCTGTCGTTCTCAACAACAAACTCTACATCGCCAATGTGG GTACCAATCGGGCACTCCTGTGCAAGTCCACGGTGGATGGGCTGCAGGTGACTCAGCTCAACGTGGACCACACGACGGAGAATGAAGATGAGCTCTTTCGCTTCTCTCAGCTGG GCTTGGATGCAGGGAAAATAAAACAAGTGGGAACTATTCGTGGGCAGGAAAGCACTCGGCGCATTGGAGATTACAAAGTCAAGTACGGCTATACCGATATTGAACTGCTCAG TGCTGCTAAATCTAAGCCCATCATAGCAGAGCCTGAAATCCACGGAGGGCACTCGCTGGATGGGGTGACGGGCTTCTTGGTGCTCATGTCCGAAGGGCTCTACAAAGCACTGGAGGCAGCCCATGGGCCTGGGCAGGCCAACCAG GAAATTGCAGCCATGATAGCCACAGAGTTTGCCAAGCAGACGTCGCTGGATGCTGTGGCACAGGCAGTGGTGGACCGGGTGAAGCGCATTCACTGTGACACTTTCGCCAGTGGTGGGGAGCGGTCCAAGTTCTGTCCCCGTCACGAAGACATGACGCTGCTTGTGAGGAATTTTGGGTACCCCCTGGGTGAGATGAGCCAGCCCACGCTGACACCAACGCAAG GAGGCCGTGTCTACCCAGTCTCTGTGCCATATTCCAGCTCCCAAAGCACAAGCAAGACAAGTGTCACGCTGTCTCTTGTCATGCCTTCTCAAGGCCAGATGGTCaatggtgctcacagcagctcaaCTCTGGACGAAGCCACTCCCACCCTCACTAA CCAAAGCCCAACGGTGACGCTGCAGTCGACCAACACTCACACGCAGAGCAGCAGCTCGAGTTCGGACGGAGGTCTGTTCCGCTCCCGCCCCGCCCACTCGCTGCAGCCCGACGAGGATGGCCGTGTGGAGCCCTACGTGGATTTCGCAGAGTTTTACCGGCTCTGGAACATGGACCATGGCGAGCAGGGAGCACTGACTGTGTCCTAA